The following are from one region of the Rhodopirellula sp. P2 genome:
- a CDS encoding metal-sulfur cluster assembly factor, producing the protein MALAEDKVREALKEVIDPELYVNIVDLGLVYVVQVGEEKEDGRHDVNVEMTMTSPMCPAGPQLVAGTKNAAESLEEVDTCDVKVVMEPAWTPDCMTDEARDHLGIF; encoded by the coding sequence ATGGCTCTGGCTGAAGACAAAGTCCGCGAAGCCCTCAAAGAGGTCATCGATCCCGAGTTGTACGTCAACATTGTTGACCTGGGATTGGTGTACGTCGTTCAAGTCGGCGAGGAAAAAGAAGACGGCCGTCATGACGTCAACGTCGAAATGACCATGACCAGCCCGATGTGTCCCGCCGGGCCTCAACTGGTCGCGGGAACCAAGAACGCAGCGGAGTCGCTCGAAGAGGTCGACACCTGCGATGTGAAAGTCGTCATGGAACCGGCTTGGACACCGGATTGCATGACCGATGAAGCTCGCGATCACCTCGGTATCTTTTAA
- a CDS encoding ATP-grasp domain-containing protein codes for MRVFVGEFLCGGGMASTPLEQIPPSLLSEGRAMWHALVTDFAAWAAVVTPLDARLEHLADDLPRHVQRFPVKASANVVESWLEAAQRCDMAILVAPETDGELHRLIAIFRDSGVEVLAVDETTVRMAADKWLTAQWLEKHNIATPVTWAKGCRLPDDATRKIDGWGSIGRDAQRWVRKPRDGCGSESIRVFDDRASASLEMQRNEIVQAWIAGRPASILIVGAMADGGMTMGRNQQVICPAMWQDCEWGQDAPPLASQSGGSWARYRGGSGPIESDLQSRGRALADQVLRALPEPPRGFMGIDFILADRPEEDCVIEINPRLTTSYIGVRELVRGNLTSIWESCRSPESAISRLSFEWSSDQVRWTTEGEVHTQARQ; via the coding sequence ATGCGAGTCTTTGTGGGCGAGTTTCTCTGCGGTGGTGGCATGGCGTCCACGCCGCTGGAACAGATCCCGCCTTCGCTGCTGAGCGAAGGTCGAGCGATGTGGCACGCTTTGGTCACCGATTTCGCGGCTTGGGCAGCGGTGGTCACGCCGCTGGATGCCAGGCTGGAACATCTCGCGGACGATCTGCCGCGTCACGTTCAGCGGTTCCCTGTGAAGGCGTCCGCAAACGTCGTGGAATCTTGGTTGGAAGCGGCCCAGAGATGTGACATGGCGATCCTTGTCGCACCCGAGACCGACGGCGAACTCCATCGGTTGATCGCGATTTTTCGTGACTCCGGGGTGGAGGTGTTGGCGGTGGATGAAACGACGGTTCGCATGGCGGCGGACAAGTGGTTGACCGCTCAGTGGTTGGAAAAACACAACATCGCAACGCCGGTGACTTGGGCCAAGGGCTGCCGGCTGCCAGACGATGCAACTCGCAAAATTGACGGGTGGGGATCCATCGGACGGGATGCCCAACGTTGGGTTCGAAAGCCACGGGATGGCTGTGGTTCCGAGTCGATTCGTGTCTTCGATGATCGGGCATCGGCCAGTTTGGAGATGCAGCGAAACGAGATCGTGCAGGCTTGGATCGCAGGCCGACCTGCATCGATCTTGATCGTTGGTGCAATGGCCGATGGTGGAATGACCATGGGGAGAAACCAGCAAGTCATCTGCCCCGCGATGTGGCAGGATTGCGAATGGGGCCAAGACGCCCCGCCACTTGCCAGCCAATCCGGTGGCTCATGGGCTCGCTACCGAGGCGGCAGCGGTCCAATCGAATCTGATTTGCAGTCACGCGGGCGGGCGTTGGCGGATCAAGTGTTGCGGGCCCTGCCAGAGCCCCCGCGAGGATTTATGGGGATCGACTTCATCTTGGCGGATCGTCCCGAAGAGGACTGCGTGATCGAGATCAATCCGCGGCTGACGACCTCGTACATCGGTGTTCGAGAGCTGGTGAGAGGCAACTTGACCTCGATTTGGGAGTCGTGCAGAAGCCCAGAATCAGCGATCAGCAGACTCTCGTTTGAATGGTCGTCCGATCAAGTCCGCTGGACAACGGAAGGTGAGGTCCACACGCAGGCACGCCAGTGA
- a CDS encoding 1,4-dihydroxy-6-naphthoate synthase — METPSQELRIGEGPELHLGISTCPNDTFAFSRLLDAAVEQGGEPEFDTGGFTWRIELLDIDELNQRLLAGEFDLAKTSFHAALLMADQTRVLPVGSALGFGVGPLLLAARDGETPQTLAQTTLCPGEHTTAHLLFRLFYPESNPSAGSSAPTGAPPRAKTSVRQVVFSEIMPALQRGDADFGVCIHEGRFTYAESGLHLAADLGSLWEKSTQRPLPLGGLVMRDRHPPATMKSACDVIRRSLQSARQTPDSALPAMRRYAQEMDDSVLMQHVDLYVNDWTVDLGTVGQEALTTLSEMAQQIELGAAKLRFFCGETGA; from the coding sequence ATCGAAACTCCCTCCCAAGAACTTCGCATCGGTGAAGGCCCCGAACTGCACCTGGGAATCTCCACGTGTCCCAACGACACATTCGCTTTTTCGCGATTGTTGGATGCGGCGGTGGAGCAGGGCGGCGAGCCAGAGTTTGACACCGGCGGGTTCACCTGGCGGATCGAACTGCTGGACATTGATGAGCTCAACCAGCGGCTCTTGGCGGGCGAATTTGATCTCGCCAAAACCAGTTTTCATGCGGCTCTGTTGATGGCCGATCAGACTCGAGTGCTGCCGGTGGGGTCGGCGCTCGGATTTGGCGTCGGGCCGCTGCTGCTGGCCGCTCGAGACGGTGAGACGCCGCAAACGCTCGCTCAAACCACACTCTGCCCCGGCGAACACACCACCGCTCACTTGTTGTTTCGGCTGTTCTACCCGGAATCCAACCCTTCGGCCGGTTCGTCAGCCCCGACTGGTGCTCCCCCCCGAGCCAAAACCTCGGTGCGGCAGGTCGTGTTTTCCGAGATCATGCCAGCCCTGCAGCGGGGGGACGCGGACTTTGGCGTCTGCATCCATGAGGGACGCTTCACCTACGCCGAGTCGGGCCTGCATTTGGCAGCCGACCTGGGCAGTTTGTGGGAAAAATCCACTCAGAGGCCGCTCCCGTTGGGAGGCCTGGTGATGCGGGATCGACACCCCCCGGCGACGATGAAATCCGCCTGCGATGTGATTCGGCGATCACTGCAATCAGCCCGTCAAACACCGGACTCAGCCCTCCCCGCCATGCGTCGATACGCCCAGGAAATGGACGATTCGGTGCTGATGCAGCACGTCGATTTGTATGTCAACGACTGGACCGTGGACCTCGGGACGGTCGGCCAGGAAGCCCTGACAACACTTTCGGAAATGGCTCAGCAGATTGAGTTGGGAGCGGCCAAGCTCCGTTTTTTCTGCGGTGAAACCGGTGCCTGA
- a CDS encoding ComEA family DNA-binding protein has protein sequence MPVTEAPARDLPPVDSLATESPTGHEPAAQIPAAEAPAKDAPAESFGGRTACVLTHPGLQLGMSLVVLVAAFLVTQIATRHAPADSTPQSPDVASPLSIGLNSSDVRELSLLPGIGPKLADRVVRHRESHGPFRSVEGLLAVHGVGPKLLQSLRPWVHVSQSAWEPSRPISAPDHLVWKDH, from the coding sequence ATGCCAGTCACTGAAGCCCCCGCCAGGGATCTCCCGCCGGTCGACAGCCTGGCCACGGAAAGCCCAACCGGCCATGAGCCGGCTGCTCAAATTCCAGCCGCGGAAGCTCCCGCCAAGGACGCCCCCGCGGAGTCTTTCGGCGGTCGAACGGCTTGTGTGCTGACCCATCCGGGTTTGCAGTTGGGGATGAGTCTGGTGGTGTTGGTGGCGGCGTTCTTGGTGACGCAGATCGCAACGCGGCACGCCCCGGCGGATTCGACTCCGCAATCACCCGATGTTGCTTCGCCGTTGAGTATCGGGTTGAACTCCTCCGACGTGCGTGAATTGTCGCTGTTGCCTGGAATTGGTCCCAAACTGGCGGATCGAGTTGTCCGGCATCGTGAATCCCACGGTCCTTTTCGGTCGGTGGAAGGTTTGTTGGCGGTTCACGGCGTCGGTCCCAAATTGTTGCAATCCTTGCGGCCTTGGGTCCACGTGTCCCAGTCGGCTTGGGAGCCTTCCCGTCCCATTTCCGCCCCGGATCACTTGGTCTGGAAGGATCATTGA
- a CDS encoding protein kinase domain-containing protein, whose amino-acid sequence MDSRSLPSSDSSQPDRSAVLPEGSTVHRPQPAPKSADRGTSPSDSADASGTATQPFGAPLEEPGGDDRPNPSGPPPVPHQRRATDDVIEGAETVIRAGSSRSHVSATRSHRMPGNSFRLRDSSHASHRHATPASITRELGGQRLNHFLLLDQIGGGGMGAVFRARDEQLGRTVAVKVIPFAADDPDLQRRFRNEAQSAAKLDHPLIARVFDVGNDGPWHYIVFEYIDGANVRDMVASGGPLSLDDALFFTIQVAEAIGHASRRGIVHRDIKPSNVIVTTDGAVKLVDMGLARSDNFDTSEDMTASGVTLGTFDYISPEQARDPRLADIRSDLYSLGCTLFYMLTGSPPFPGGTMLQKLLSHGNAAIPDIREHRDDVPPEMTAILNKMLAKLPEERYQRSETLIADLRELASRENLPRSRGVAVPTLEDDDHRESMRRLRRHLPWMIAATVLLFSAFAVELHSQPSRRELSRAIEASISPNSVESVAPRLPPSVGETNDSTATDSPPTPTPGSATGPRVDDSGSPNSPPTTVRETTDRGATSPMSNGPATGQGALLPPGQLPATSVGDRLPSGTPPSTNPDQPGAASAVATDPAMAIDQLAENAATGRSSSPPRDPSIPPSIDPDAVLPGTTPLAGGMTMSDAVNSVSGAGGVGANSDFPSQGADPPRIGGLPLPPGMTDETYLPLPLTPTVPSVVNRDGERSTSPIYPGNSLNGNSLNGSPMIGPINASPLTGDSTTASTTPESIASNMLSPGATNSPRPLTTSDSAGESATSVEPKTSRPKAANPEPIRVQIVSTEALRVPQLREEAARAGVQLATTLADALQLADELEIDRIDIATPQLVSAPVTIPRSDLILSSSLPGGTEIVFRSTENVDMQRSEMMTIGSHRIEMSGLHFFWTVPATETDGGALFAINDNRRVRLRDCTVTIDNASRRDDVQAFSVVTDPERLPYDRVESGAAADTSGALPLVSIELSNVIVRGQITMLRMDVAAELQLLWENGLLAVSRRMIEMGGALQPPHPSSGSVRLSLEQLTAITPKGLLQMRMGVSAPYPIEIERRAEECVFVVDTGIPHIELTGIPRVDRDEIWVRLRGSGNAYDTDTRLDDPMLLIRDELGQTRVTTMSDILEILEDPPPWMNERPPRWTVRWTERLPESTPSSRWSPRNFRQDGSVVGGFQERSLPRMPMEPTFDFPPTP is encoded by the coding sequence ATGGATTCCCGGTCGCTTCCCTCCTCCGATTCCTCGCAACCGGACCGTTCAGCGGTTTTGCCGGAGGGATCGACGGTGCACCGACCGCAACCAGCACCGAAATCAGCGGACCGCGGCACCTCGCCATCTGATTCGGCGGATGCATCCGGAACCGCCACCCAACCATTCGGTGCCCCCCTCGAAGAACCGGGCGGCGATGACCGGCCAAATCCGAGCGGTCCGCCTCCCGTCCCCCATCAACGCCGCGCGACGGACGATGTGATCGAGGGAGCCGAAACGGTGATTCGCGCGGGCTCCAGCCGATCGCATGTCTCTGCCACGCGTTCACACCGGATGCCCGGCAACTCGTTTCGGTTGCGAGACTCCTCCCACGCCTCGCATCGACACGCCACCCCGGCATCGATCACCCGTGAACTGGGCGGGCAACGACTCAACCACTTCTTGCTGCTGGATCAGATTGGCGGCGGTGGGATGGGCGCTGTCTTCCGTGCCCGCGACGAACAACTCGGTCGAACCGTGGCGGTGAAGGTCATCCCATTTGCGGCCGATGATCCAGATCTGCAACGACGATTCCGCAACGAAGCCCAGAGCGCCGCCAAACTCGATCACCCGCTGATCGCGCGAGTCTTCGACGTCGGCAACGATGGCCCCTGGCACTACATCGTCTTTGAATACATCGACGGTGCCAACGTTCGCGACATGGTTGCGAGCGGTGGTCCGCTGTCGCTCGATGACGCCCTGTTCTTCACCATCCAAGTTGCCGAAGCCATTGGGCACGCGTCGCGTCGCGGCATCGTCCACCGAGACATCAAACCGTCCAATGTGATCGTGACCACCGATGGTGCGGTCAAGCTCGTCGACATGGGACTGGCTCGGTCGGACAACTTCGACACCAGCGAAGACATGACGGCCAGCGGCGTCACGCTCGGAACGTTCGATTACATCTCGCCCGAACAAGCCCGCGATCCGCGACTGGCTGACATCCGCAGCGATTTGTACTCGCTCGGATGCACTCTGTTTTACATGCTGACAGGCTCGCCGCCGTTCCCCGGTGGCACCATGTTGCAGAAACTTCTCAGCCACGGAAACGCAGCGATCCCCGACATCCGGGAACACCGCGACGACGTGCCGCCAGAGATGACGGCGATCTTGAACAAGATGCTCGCGAAGCTTCCCGAGGAACGCTATCAACGCAGCGAAACCCTGATCGCTGACCTGAGAGAACTGGCCTCGCGAGAGAACCTGCCGCGCAGTCGCGGCGTCGCGGTTCCAACCCTGGAAGACGACGACCACCGCGAATCGATGCGTCGACTGCGTCGCCATTTGCCTTGGATGATTGCGGCAACCGTTCTGCTGTTCAGCGCCTTCGCGGTGGAACTGCATTCGCAACCGTCGCGTCGTGAACTCAGCCGCGCGATTGAAGCGTCGATCTCGCCAAATTCCGTCGAATCTGTCGCCCCGCGATTGCCTCCCAGCGTGGGCGAGACCAATGATTCCACCGCAACGGATTCGCCCCCAACCCCGACTCCTGGATCGGCAACCGGCCCTCGCGTCGACGACTCCGGCTCCCCGAACTCGCCTCCGACAACCGTTCGTGAAACGACCGACAGGGGTGCCACCTCGCCAATGAGCAACGGACCGGCGACCGGGCAGGGTGCCTTGCTGCCGCCGGGCCAATTGCCAGCCACATCCGTCGGCGATCGATTGCCCAGCGGAACACCGCCGTCCACCAATCCCGACCAACCCGGTGCTGCGAGTGCCGTTGCAACCGATCCAGCGATGGCGATCGACCAACTGGCTGAGAACGCTGCAACCGGTCGAAGCTCCAGCCCGCCGCGCGACCCATCCATTCCACCTTCGATCGATCCCGATGCCGTCCTTCCAGGAACGACACCGCTGGCCGGCGGCATGACGATGAGTGACGCCGTGAACTCCGTCAGCGGAGCCGGTGGTGTGGGGGCAAACAGCGACTTTCCTTCGCAGGGAGCTGACCCGCCTCGCATCGGCGGCCTGCCGTTGCCGCCCGGAATGACGGACGAGACCTACCTCCCGCTGCCCTTGACCCCAACTGTCCCCAGCGTCGTCAATCGCGACGGGGAACGAAGCACGAGCCCGATCTACCCTGGCAATTCATTGAATGGCAACTCATTGAACGGCAGCCCGATGATTGGACCGATCAATGCCAGCCCGTTGACCGGCGATTCCACCACCGCGTCGACCACCCCCGAATCCATCGCCTCGAACATGCTGAGTCCTGGCGCAACGAACTCCCCTCGGCCGCTGACAACCAGCGACTCAGCCGGTGAATCTGCCACCTCGGTGGAGCCCAAAACCAGCCGCCCCAAGGCAGCGAACCCGGAACCCATCCGCGTCCAAATTGTTTCCACCGAAGCACTCCGAGTTCCCCAGCTTCGCGAAGAAGCCGCCCGTGCCGGCGTTCAGCTGGCCACCACGCTGGCGGATGCCTTGCAGCTGGCCGATGAATTGGAAATCGATCGCATCGACATCGCGACGCCGCAACTGGTGTCCGCCCCGGTCACCATCCCTCGCAGCGACCTGATTCTCTCATCGAGTCTGCCCGGTGGCACAGAAATCGTGTTCCGCTCCACCGAGAACGTGGACATGCAGCGAAGCGAAATGATGACGATCGGTTCGCACCGAATCGAAATGTCGGGCCTGCATTTTTTCTGGACCGTCCCCGCCACCGAAACCGATGGCGGTGCCCTGTTCGCCATCAACGACAACCGTCGCGTTCGCCTGCGGGACTGCACCGTGACGATCGACAATGCGTCGCGCCGGGATGATGTGCAAGCCTTCAGCGTTGTCACGGATCCCGAGCGACTGCCCTACGACCGCGTGGAAAGCGGTGCGGCGGCAGACACCAGCGGAGCTCTGCCACTGGTGTCCATTGAACTGTCCAACGTGATTGTCCGTGGCCAAATCACGATGTTGCGAATGGACGTCGCCGCGGAACTTCAACTGCTCTGGGAAAACGGACTGCTGGCGGTCTCTCGCCGAATGATCGAAATGGGCGGTGCTCTCCAGCCCCCTCATCCCTCCTCGGGATCCGTCCGGCTGTCGCTGGAGCAACTGACCGCGATCACCCCCAAGGGCCTGCTGCAAATGCGGATGGGCGTCAGCGCCCCTTACCCGATCGAAATCGAGCGACGGGCCGAAGAATGTGTGTTTGTCGTCGACACAGGAATTCCTCACATTGAATTAACAGGAATCCCACGTGTCGACCGAGATGAAATTTGGGTGCGACTTCGCGGATCTGGCAACGCCTACGACACCGACACCCGACTGGACGACCCCATGCTGCTGATTCGCGATGAATTGGGGCAAACCAGGGTCACGACGATGAGCGATATCCTGGAAATCCTGGAGGATCCACCGCCTTGGATGAACGAACGGCCACCCCGCTGGACCGTTCGCTGGACCGAGCGTCTGCCTGAATCGACCCCCTCCAGCCGGTGGTCACCACGTAATTTTAGGCAAGATGGATCGGTTGTGGGTGGATTCCAGGAACGGTCTCTACCTAGAATGCCGATGGAACCTACATTTGACTTTCCCCCCACACCGTGA
- the dapB gene encoding 4-hydroxy-tetrahydrodipicolinate reductase has protein sequence MADSTGPISLTVHGAAGRMGRRVVALGLADSNFHLVGAIDHAQSDHLGKDAGAVAGEAPSGIEISSNWPTLGDQTGPQAVVDFSLPEALDDCIAHCVKVGSPLVVATTGLSDEQKQRLSEAAASIPIVWAPSMSLAVNLSMKIAEQITAALKDVSGGLDVEILERHHRFKADAPSGTALKFGELIAGQLGESTTHVHGREGHTGARTREEIGYHAIRVGDNPGEHTIVFGMLGEKIELNVAASNRDCYASGALAAAKWLIQENKGPGLYSMFDVLGMSDN, from the coding sequence GTGGCAGATTCAACAGGTCCGATTTCACTCACGGTTCATGGTGCCGCCGGTCGCATGGGGCGCCGCGTCGTGGCTCTTGGTTTGGCGGACTCCAACTTCCATTTGGTCGGAGCCATCGATCACGCCCAATCCGACCATCTCGGAAAAGACGCGGGTGCCGTGGCCGGGGAAGCCCCCTCCGGCATTGAGATTTCTTCGAATTGGCCGACGCTGGGCGACCAAACCGGCCCCCAAGCCGTCGTCGATTTCTCGCTTCCCGAAGCCCTGGATGACTGCATCGCCCACTGCGTGAAAGTCGGTTCGCCACTGGTCGTGGCAACCACCGGTTTGTCCGACGAGCAAAAGCAACGCCTGTCCGAAGCCGCAGCCTCGATCCCGATCGTGTGGGCTCCCAGCATGTCGCTGGCGGTCAACCTGTCGATGAAAATCGCCGAACAGATCACCGCAGCACTCAAAGACGTTTCAGGCGGACTGGATGTCGAAATCCTCGAACGACACCACCGGTTCAAAGCCGACGCTCCCAGCGGCACGGCGCTGAAATTTGGTGAACTGATTGCTGGACAGTTGGGTGAATCCACCACGCACGTTCACGGTCGAGAAGGGCACACGGGCGCTCGAACTCGCGAGGAAATTGGCTACCACGCGATTCGCGTCGGCGACAATCCTGGCGAACACACGATCGTGTTCGGGATGCTGGGCGAGAAGATCGAACTGAATGTCGCCGCCAGCAACCGTGACTGCTACGCGTCGGGAGCCCTGGCGGCCGCGAAATGGCTGATTCAAGAGAACAAAGGCCCTGGCCTGTACAGCATGTTCGACGTGCTGGGCATGTCGGACAACTGA
- a CDS encoding acyl-CoA thioesterase codes for MTDSLPSHKYEFRVAYQETDGQRRVHHANYLNYFERGRVEMLRELGHNYKSIEDDGHMLVVAEMNVKYFAPAEFDDWLELTTTVMEVRKVRMRHRYQIHRDGQLLVEADSVIACVDRSGKLARLPNLKTR; via the coding sequence GTGACGGATTCGCTGCCTTCGCACAAGTACGAATTCCGCGTGGCCTACCAAGAGACGGATGGCCAGCGTCGAGTTCACCATGCCAACTACTTGAATTATTTCGAGCGTGGGCGGGTCGAGATGCTGCGCGAACTCGGTCACAACTACAAATCGATTGAAGACGACGGCCACATGCTGGTCGTCGCTGAAATGAACGTGAAGTACTTCGCGCCCGCGGAGTTCGATGATTGGTTGGAATTGACAACCACCGTCATGGAAGTTCGCAAAGTCCGAATGCGACACCGCTATCAAATTCATCGGGATGGGCAGTTGCTCGTCGAAGCGGATTCCGTGATCGCGTGTGTTGATCGCAGCGGCAAACTGGCTCGATTGCCCAACCTGAAAACTCGCTGA